Proteins encoded in a region of the Streptomyces violaceoruber genome:
- a CDS encoding styrene monooxygenase/indole monooxygenase family protein: MRKILVVGAGQSGLQLALGLQSHGYEVTLMSNRTADEIRTGRVMSTQCMFHTALQHERDLQLNFWESQAPKIEGLGVSVAAPGSFDPGPSQRAIDWLGHLDGFAQSVDQRVKMAGWMETFAQRGGQLVIHGAAVGDLDYFSRAYDLVLVSAGKGELVQMFGRDAERSPYSEPQRALAVAYVHGMGPRPEHPETEAVRCNLVPGVGEMFIMPTFTTSGRADILFWEGIPGGPLDAFKDVKDPAEHLSLTLELMEKFLPWEYARATKVELTDAGGTLAGRYAPTVRNPVGRLPGGGAVLGVADVVVANDPITGQGSNSASKCAASYLASIIEHGDQEFDETWMRQTFDRYWETAQHVTKWTNTMLAPPPEHILNLFGAATQLQPIADRFANGFNDPSDFENFFYDPAKTEGYLAEVSGAAGA; encoded by the coding sequence ATGCGGAAGATACTCGTCGTCGGAGCCGGCCAGTCCGGCCTCCAGCTCGCCCTCGGCCTGCAGTCGCACGGCTACGAGGTCACCCTGATGTCCAACCGGACCGCGGACGAGATCCGCACCGGCCGGGTCATGTCGACGCAGTGCATGTTCCACACGGCACTCCAGCACGAGCGCGATCTCCAGCTGAACTTCTGGGAGTCCCAGGCCCCGAAGATCGAGGGACTCGGCGTCTCGGTGGCGGCCCCCGGCTCCTTCGACCCGGGCCCCTCGCAGCGCGCGATCGACTGGCTCGGACACCTCGACGGCTTCGCGCAGTCGGTCGACCAGCGGGTGAAGATGGCCGGCTGGATGGAGACCTTCGCCCAGCGCGGCGGCCAGCTGGTCATCCACGGCGCGGCCGTCGGCGACCTCGACTACTTCTCCCGTGCCTACGACCTCGTCCTGGTCTCGGCGGGCAAGGGCGAGCTGGTCCAGATGTTCGGCCGCGACGCGGAGCGGTCGCCGTACAGCGAACCGCAGCGCGCCCTCGCCGTCGCCTACGTGCACGGGATGGGCCCGCGCCCCGAGCACCCGGAGACGGAGGCCGTGCGCTGCAACCTGGTGCCCGGCGTCGGCGAGATGTTCATCATGCCGACGTTCACCACCTCCGGCCGCGCCGACATCCTGTTCTGGGAGGGCATACCCGGCGGCCCGCTGGACGCCTTCAAGGACGTCAAGGACCCTGCGGAGCACCTCTCCCTGACCCTGGAACTCATGGAGAAGTTCCTCCCCTGGGAGTACGCGCGGGCCACCAAGGTCGAACTGACCGACGCCGGCGGCACCCTCGCCGGGCGGTACGCCCCCACCGTCCGCAACCCGGTCGGCCGCCTCCCCGGCGGCGGCGCGGTCCTCGGCGTCGCCGACGTGGTCGTCGCCAACGACCCGATCACCGGCCAGGGCTCCAACTCCGCGTCCAAGTGCGCCGCCTCCTACCTCGCCTCGATCATCGAGCACGGCGACCAGGAGTTCGACGAGACCTGGATGCGGCAGACCTTCGACCGCTACTGGGAGACGGCGCAGCACGTCACCAAGTGGACCAACACCATGCTGGCCCCGCCGCCGGAGCACATCCTCAACCTGTTCGGCGCGGCGACGCAGCTCCAGCCCATCGCCGACCGTTTCGCCAACGGCTTCAACGACCCGTCGGACTTCGAGAACTTCTTCTACGACCCGGCGAAGACCGAGGGCTACCTGGCCGAGGTCTCGGGCGCCGCGGGCGCGTAG
- a CDS encoding GTP-binding protein yields the protein MDSVVSDAAAFGVPPLVDTDGPVQPWQTDPTRAPVATKIVVAGGFGVGKTTLVTAVSEITPLQTEALMTEASEETDDLTATPGKLTTTVAMDFGRITLDDDLVLYLFGTPGQQRFWFMWDDLVRGAIGAVVLADTRRLKDCWPALDYFESCGLPYVVAVNHFDGSELFEAEDVREALTIPAHIPVMIMDARRRISAIETLLSLVGHALDETPE from the coding sequence GTGGACTCCGTCGTCTCTGACGCCGCCGCGTTCGGCGTCCCCCCGCTCGTCGACACCGACGGGCCCGTGCAGCCCTGGCAGACCGATCCCACCCGCGCGCCGGTCGCCACGAAGATCGTCGTCGCGGGAGGTTTCGGGGTCGGCAAGACCACGCTGGTCACCGCCGTCTCGGAGATCACGCCCCTGCAGACCGAGGCGCTGATGACCGAGGCGAGCGAGGAGACCGACGACCTCACCGCCACCCCGGGCAAGCTCACCACCACCGTGGCCATGGACTTCGGCCGCATCACGCTCGACGACGACCTGGTGCTCTACCTGTTCGGCACGCCGGGCCAGCAGCGGTTCTGGTTCATGTGGGACGACCTGGTGCGCGGCGCGATCGGCGCCGTCGTCCTGGCCGACACCCGGCGGCTGAAGGACTGCTGGCCGGCCCTCGACTACTTCGAGAGCTGCGGACTGCCCTACGTCGTCGCGGTCAACCACTTCGACGGCAGCGAGCTGTTCGAGGCGGAGGACGTGCGGGAGGCGCTGACGATCCCGGCGCACATACCTGTCATGATCATGGACGCGCGCCGTCGGATCTCGGCCATCGAGACCCTCTTGTCCCTCGTGGGTCACGCGCTCGACGAAACCCCCGAGTAG
- a CDS encoding DUF742 domain-containing protein, whose translation MSSSPGKPGTNGRGNLPVRGADRKPARVRPYSLTGGRTRFGHVLLVETFVGATAGTAALEAAEERRELTNGGLTSRVMPEMRAIVELCRRMRTVAEIAALLKMPLGVVRVLLSDLADQGKIRVYGTGTGHGTGRPDRALLERVLSGLRRL comes from the coding sequence ATGAGCAGCAGTCCCGGAAAACCCGGCACTAACGGCCGGGGCAACCTCCCCGTCCGCGGCGCCGACCGCAAACCGGCCCGCGTACGCCCCTACTCGCTCACCGGCGGCCGCACCCGCTTCGGTCACGTGCTGCTCGTCGAGACGTTCGTCGGCGCCACCGCCGGCACCGCCGCGCTCGAAGCCGCCGAGGAGCGCAGGGAACTGACGAACGGCGGTCTCACCTCCCGCGTGATGCCGGAGATGCGGGCCATCGTCGAACTGTGCCGCCGGATGCGTACGGTGGCCGAGATCGCCGCGCTGCTGAAGATGCCGCTCGGCGTCGTCCGGGTGCTCCTCAGCGACCTGGCGGACCAGGGAAAGATCCGTGTGTACGGCACCGGGACCGGCCACGGCACGGGCCGCCCGGACCGCGCTCTGCTCGAAAGGGTGCTCAGTGGACTCCGTCGTCTCTGA
- a CDS encoding roadblock/LC7 domain-containing protein: MTAPSTFGLSSEARNLHWLLTNLVEEVPGIRSVAVVSSDGLLLLSSDPGRNEEARQARETPRAGPRGSAADLATVVSGVGSLTVGAARLMDFGPVKHTMVAMDEGSLFVMSISDGSLLGVHGSAECDMSVVAYHMALFVGRAGHVLTPELRTELRKSLESESSESSVSSEPTGSAR; encoded by the coding sequence TTGACCGCTCCCAGTACGTTCGGACTGAGCAGTGAAGCCCGCAATCTCCACTGGCTGCTGACCAACCTCGTCGAGGAGGTGCCCGGCATCCGGTCGGTCGCCGTGGTCTCCTCCGACGGGCTCCTGCTCCTGTCCTCGGACCCCGGCCGCAACGAGGAGGCCCGGCAGGCCCGCGAGACGCCCCGGGCGGGCCCGCGCGGCTCCGCGGCCGACCTCGCCACCGTCGTCTCCGGCGTGGGCAGCCTGACCGTCGGCGCCGCCCGGCTGATGGACTTCGGCCCGGTGAAGCACACGATGGTCGCCATGGACGAGGGCAGCCTGTTCGTGATGTCGATCAGCGACGGATCGCTGCTCGGCGTGCACGGCTCGGCGGAGTGCGACATGAGCGTCGTGGCGTACCACATGGCGCTCTTCGTCGGCCGCGCCGGCCACGTCCTGACCCCCGAACTCCGCACCGAGCTGCGGAAGTCCCTGGAGTCCGAGTCGTCCGAGTCGTCCGTGTCGTCCGAGCCGACGGGGAGCGCCCGATGA
- a CDS encoding sensor histidine kinase, with protein sequence MRAPVQKTRPRRTGKQTAPVGSAERTPGTSTPPPPPEAPVGKGRATHVRNRLIVAVAVVAAAVAGAGAPSVVAASGQLHDSQELVTLAEQTQGALTLAHSLADERDEVTPYIAAGRPKSKAPSEQRSARVDRQVEELRADTDTPASLREDLDAVAALRRAALTGKSTALEAHQAYSEAITELHALAEKLGEEMPPRAGSGAYALAELDTAVQQAAATRGLLLAALNVPSTTETVIDPVTGLPTETTTSSDADAEQRDALAAAAQQARVRSDAALADFREGAPKEARGSFDATVAGPEVNSAEKYLAGLTDEPTLSDRDLGTSTKRLDAALSARVDAMRGAESALYEKRVAALEQLRDDDVTALEIRIAVLGALILLAVGIATALARTLTRPLSVLRRGSARLAGAADPTTEEPVAFTGRNDEFAQVVRSVNALHTHAATLAGRVATLESDRKHLVGQRQKMADAREELRTELAESAAQLEVVRKSIGSTFVSLALRTLGLVERQLAVIESLEEREQDPDRLATLFKLDHFATVMRRHSENLLVLAGTEHVQHSASPVPLVDVVRAAVSEIERYERVRIAALPPHAHVAGFAADDLSHLLAELMENATSFSPPDLPVEVSGWLLENGEVMLSVQDEGIGMATERLQRLNARLTDFDPDAPYDQEGEDGLGLGLYVVARLAHRHGARVRLREQKQGGVAAVVVLPSPLLAAAPPAALAPTVPVSDGTGSFSLPGADAEANSNVLHGRTEKSETAEKSETAERAGTAERAGTAERAGTAEKAEKARTAGKSETAEQGAGEDAGPGAEPVIDPLVASAEEAVRRAEADASHADAPQTPEPDEREDPAGPVPPEPAGETVSAQDGPAPGSDLPDDATMALFLPALAEPETRPETDPGPYAIGPDAHDRVPDTAEETGGQQEPAPSTRAEPVTDKGLPKRTPKLTTPAAVPRPRTSGSVDADALRRRLGGFRRGAEAGRRDVEAEIADRPGQDQAPDTGAGTTEEATGGTVEEASS encoded by the coding sequence ATGCGAGCACCGGTGCAGAAGACGCGGCCTCGTCGCACAGGCAAGCAGACGGCCCCCGTGGGGAGCGCGGAGCGCACCCCCGGTACCTCCACCCCTCCGCCGCCGCCGGAGGCTCCCGTCGGCAAGGGCCGTGCCACCCACGTACGCAACCGCCTCATCGTCGCGGTGGCCGTCGTGGCCGCCGCCGTCGCCGGGGCCGGAGCCCCCTCGGTCGTGGCCGCCTCCGGGCAACTGCACGACTCCCAGGAACTGGTGACGCTCGCCGAGCAGACCCAGGGCGCGCTGACCCTCGCCCACTCCCTGGCCGACGAGCGCGACGAGGTCACCCCCTACATCGCGGCCGGCCGCCCCAAGTCGAAGGCGCCCTCCGAGCAGCGCAGCGCCCGCGTCGACCGCCAGGTGGAGGAGCTGCGCGCCGACACCGACACGCCCGCCTCCCTGCGCGAGGACCTCGACGCCGTCGCCGCGCTGCGCCGCGCCGCCCTCACCGGCAAGAGCACCGCGCTGGAGGCCCACCAGGCGTACTCGGAGGCGATCACCGAACTCCACGCCCTGGCCGAGAAGCTGGGCGAGGAGATGCCGCCCCGCGCGGGCTCCGGCGCGTACGCCCTCGCCGAGCTGGACACCGCCGTCCAGCAGGCCGCCGCCACCCGCGGCCTGCTGCTGGCGGCCCTGAACGTGCCGAGCACCACCGAGACCGTCATCGACCCGGTCACCGGCCTGCCGACCGAGACGACCACCTCCTCGGACGCCGACGCCGAGCAGCGCGACGCCCTCGCCGCCGCCGCCCAGCAGGCCCGGGTGCGCTCCGATGCGGCCCTCGCCGACTTCCGCGAGGGCGCTCCCAAGGAGGCGCGCGGCAGCTTCGACGCCACGGTCGCCGGTCCCGAGGTCAACTCCGCCGAGAAGTACCTCGCCGGCCTCACCGACGAGCCGACGCTCTCCGACCGCGACCTCGGCACCAGTACCAAGCGGCTGGACGCGGCGCTCTCCGCCCGCGTCGACGCGATGCGCGGTGCCGAGTCCGCCCTGTACGAGAAGCGCGTCGCGGCCCTGGAGCAGTTGCGCGACGACGACGTCACCGCGCTGGAGATCCGGATCGCCGTCCTCGGCGCCCTGATCCTGCTCGCCGTCGGTATCGCCACCGCCCTGGCCCGCACCCTCACCCGCCCGCTGTCGGTGCTGCGCCGCGGCTCGGCCCGGCTGGCCGGCGCGGCGGACCCGACGACCGAGGAGCCGGTCGCCTTCACCGGCCGCAACGACGAGTTCGCGCAGGTCGTCCGCTCCGTCAACGCCCTGCACACGCACGCCGCCACGCTCGCCGGACGGGTCGCCACGCTGGAGTCCGACCGCAAGCACCTGGTCGGCCAGCGGCAGAAGATGGCCGACGCCCGCGAGGAACTGCGCACCGAACTCGCCGAGTCCGCCGCCCAGCTGGAGGTGGTGCGCAAGAGCATCGGCTCCACCTTCGTCAGCCTCGCACTGCGCACCCTCGGCCTGGTCGAGCGGCAACTCGCGGTCATCGAGAGCCTGGAGGAGCGCGAGCAGGACCCGGACCGCCTCGCCACCCTGTTCAAGCTCGACCACTTCGCCACGGTCATGCGCCGGCACAGCGAGAACCTCCTCGTCCTCGCCGGCACCGAGCACGTCCAGCACAGCGCCTCGCCGGTGCCGCTGGTCGACGTGGTCCGCGCCGCGGTCAGCGAGATCGAGCGGTACGAGCGGGTGCGCATCGCCGCGCTGCCGCCGCACGCCCACGTGGCCGGGTTCGCCGCCGACGACCTCTCCCACCTGCTGGCCGAGCTGATGGAGAACGCCACCTCCTTCTCGCCGCCGGACCTGCCCGTCGAGGTCTCCGGCTGGCTCCTGGAGAACGGCGAGGTGATGCTCTCCGTCCAGGACGAGGGCATCGGCATGGCCACCGAACGCCTCCAGCGGCTCAACGCCCGCCTCACCGACTTCGACCCGGACGCGCCGTACGACCAGGAGGGCGAGGACGGTCTGGGGCTCGGCCTCTACGTCGTCGCCCGGCTCGCCCACCGGCACGGGGCGCGGGTACGGCTGCGGGAGCAGAAGCAGGGCGGCGTCGCTGCCGTCGTCGTCCTGCCGAGCCCGCTGCTGGCCGCCGCCCCGCCGGCCGCGCTGGCCCCGACCGTGCCGGTGTCCGACGGCACCGGCTCCTTCTCCCTGCCCGGCGCCGACGCGGAGGCCAACTCCAACGTCCTGCACGGGCGGACGGAGAAGTCCGAGACGGCGGAGAAGTCCGAGACGGCCGAGAGGGCTGGGACGGCCGAGAGGGCTGGGACGGCCGAGAGGGCTGGGACGGCCGAGAAGGCCGAGAAGGCTAGGACGGCGGGGAAGTCGGAGACGGCGGAGCAAGGTGCCGGGGAGGACGCGGGCCCCGGTGCCGAGCCGGTCATCGACCCGCTGGTCGCCTCGGCGGAGGAAGCCGTACGCCGTGCCGAGGCGGACGCGTCCCACGCGGACGCGCCGCAGACTCCGGAACCCGACGAGCGCGAAGACCCGGCCGGGCCGGTGCCCCCGGAACCCGCGGGGGAGACGGTGTCCGCCCAGGACGGTCCCGCCCCCGGCAGCGACCTCCCCGACGACGCCACGATGGCCCTGTTCCTGCCGGCCCTCGCGGAACCGGAGACCCGGCCGGAGACCGACCCCGGCCCGTACGCCATCGGACCCGACGCCCACGACCGCGTACCGGACACGGCGGAGGAGACCGGCGGGCAGCAGGAACCGGCCCCGTCCACGCGGGCCGAACCGGTCACCGACAAGGGCCTGCCCAAGCGGACCCCGAAGCTCACCACCCCGGCCGCGGTGCCGCGTCCGCGCACCTCGGGTTCCGTCGACGCCGACGCGCTCCGCCGGCGGCTGGGCGGATTCCGCCGCGGCGCGGAGGCCGGCCGCCGGGACGTCGAGGCGGAGATCGCCGACCGCCCCGGGCAGGACCAGGCGCCGGACACCGGGGCGGGCACAACCGAAGAAGCCACGGGGGGCACCGTCGAGGAGGCAAGCAGTTGA